Proteins encoded by one window of Aphis gossypii isolate Hap1 chromosome X, ASM2018417v2, whole genome shotgun sequence:
- the LOC114129333 gene encoding 14-3-3 protein zeta-like: MEVEQEPVAAIVKTKEECLWKAKLAQEANRFEDMARYMRRVAECGEPMTKDEDNMMAAAYKHLLDTKRSSRRTLVTVEQKDGIASWEAAAARQYRERVDDELRALCTEVLAVVDEWLTSDRSNASDPATGVFYWKLCADYNRYVAEVIDDPGDRAAVVARSRAAYERADQIGRTALRPVDPVRLGLMLNYSVFLYQVCQQRRQGLDVAKHAFDEAVAQIDTIDDLMYDDSTLILRLIRDNLNIWIQENGGESYAAAVATAAAVVAGTDDPQQQQQQPQQALSTLPVADDRMAVTAIAASTVMLSLSPPNVESQNDDLDRQTLRDNVN; this comes from the coding sequence ATGGAAGTGGAACAAGAGCCCGTCGCCGCGATAGTGAAAACGAAGGAAGAGTGCCTGTGGAAGGCGAAGCTGGCGCAGGAGGCCAACAGGTTCGAGGACATGGCCCGGTACATGAGACGGGTGGCCGAGTGCGGGGAACCGATGACCAAAGACGAAGACAACATGATGGCGGCGGCGTACAAACACCTGTTAGATACGAAGCGGTCGTCCAGGCGGACGCTGGTGACTGTCGAACAGAAGGACGGCATCGCGTCCTGGGAGGCCGCGGCGGCCCGGCAGTATCGCGAGCGCGTCGACGACGAGTTGCGCGCGCTGTGCACCGAAGTGCTGGCCGTGGTCGACGAGTGGCTGACGTCCGACCGGTCGAACGCCTCGGACCCGGCCACCGGCGTGTTCTACTGGAAGCTGTGCGCCGACTACAACCGGTACGTGGCCGAGGTGATTGACGACCCGGGCGACCGGGCGGCCGTGGTGGCCAGGTCCAGGGCAGCGTACGAGCGGGCCGACCAGATAGGCCGCACCGCGCTCCGGCCCGTCGACCCGGTCCGGCTCGGGCTCATGCTCAACTACTCCGTGTTCCTGTACCAGGTGTGCCAGCAGCGCCGGCAGGGCCTGGACGTGGCCAAGCACGCGTTCGACGAGGCCGTGGCCCAGATCGACACCATCGACGACCTCATGTACGACGACTCGACGCTCATACTGCGGCTCATCCGCGACAACCTCAATATCTGGATCCAAGAGAACGGCGGCGAGTCGTACGCCGCCGCCGTGGCCACCGCCGCGGCCGTCGTCGCCGGGACGGACGACccgcagcagcagcagcagcagccgcAGCAGGCGCTGTCCACCTTGCCCGTGGCGGACGACCGAATGGCCGTGACCGCGATCGCCGCGTCCACTGTCATGCTGTCGCTGTCGCCGCCGAACGTCGAATCGCAGAACGATGACCTCGATCGTCAAACGTTGCGGGACAACGTCAATTAA
- the LOC114129340 gene encoding striatin-interacting protein 1, which translates to MDMFNGKRNTPKLKDSMGRKQKQDSEEESECPDLEYNYGDTDTHLCEMAELYSYSELEDYQTNIQEFESIMKAMDFKPSWHNLSIENKNMVAFKLLDSLEVSDKTKRMNAARCVLYLLQGCWAECQSDKDQQSNAKENVLFLYKFGIFNAFVNLLNMEIESVQFHRKTQINCTDSTNLRIILNVLYTFIEVLRVSEFEADVEFKEFRENLLSDIGLPYTEDHIVVKLLGMITKFCSGLASYYPMKKVLLLLWKLILVLLGGMDTLANLKNEYRKKVELPELQEDPIEIIKSMRSSSPPPSSTDMMNAQKRGTRQKRGLIKQSSLDESLVVMDLSYQNDEDLQDYEDQQLGMDDISNMKNIQEINDFRPQTPPTPLIIKGLPWIPKVRHKDLQFFLDQTRIKFLGFKLDNDIDTLIGLPDPIHESVAILKQYMYTSLADYQIKKEETIQRNPIIMGNEEVDQTPAEVLYQAMLPNLPQHMIALLKILLAASPTSKAKSDSINIIADILPVDVPMSFSESVKLETDINRQKEIVVKAISGILLLLLKHFKANHIYQFEFISQHLVFANCIPLVIKFLNQNLVSYVSSKNTIPILDFPTCVIGDGPDLSLDNIEIGEFPLCSWRNVYSCINLLRVLNKITKWKHSRIMMLVIFKSAPILKKSLKVRHAMMQLYILKLLKMQAKYLGRAWRKSNMKTMSTIYQKVRHRLNDDWAYGNDLEARPTDFQIEERFLRSAVDKFHARRYSPQYDDELTPSDFSINTALGKPIKLSSEFRQHYMIWLDQEVFQNNIDWNALITDYET; encoded by the exons GAATTTGAAAGCATAATGAAAGCAATGGACTTTAAACCATCATggcataatttaagtatagaaaataaaaatatggttgCATTTAAACTACTTGATTCATTAGAAGTATCGGATAAAACAAAACGGATGAATGCAGCCagatgtgtattatatttgttacaa GGATGTTGGGCAGAATGTCAGTCAGATAAAGATCAACAGTCAAATGCCAAAGaaaatgtactatttttatacaaatttggtatttttaatgcatttgtaAATCTGCTGAATATGGAAATAGA gtcAGTACAATTTCATCGAAAAACTCAAATTAACTGTACAGATTCTACAAATTTAagaatcattttaaatgtgttgtatacttttattgaaGTACTCAGAGTGTCAGAATTTGAAGCAGATGTTGAATTCAAAGAATTTAGAGAAAATCTTTTATCAgatatag gttTACCTTATACAGAAGACCATATAGTAGTAAAACTATTAGGCATGATTACTAAATTTTGCAGTGGATTGGCATCATATTATCcaatgaaaaaagttttattgttgttgtggaaattaatattagttctacTCGGAGGAATGGACACTTTAgccaatttaaaaa ACGAATACCGAAAAAAAGTAGAATTGCCAGAACTTCAAGAAGAtccaattgaaataattaaatcaatgcGATCGTCTTCACCACCACCAAGCTCCACAGATATGATGAATGCACAAAAACGTGGCACCCGTCAAAAGAGA GGCCTGATAAAACAGAGTTCATTAGACGAATCTCTTGTAGTCATGGATTTATCCTATCAGAATGATGAAGATTTACAAGACTATGAAGATCAGCAACTAGGAATGGATGATATttctaatatgaaaaatattcaagaaataaatgattttaggcCACAAACACCACCTACACCACTAATTATAAAAGGCCTACCATGGATACCTAAAGTTCGCCATAAagacttacaattttttttggatcAAACTAGAATTAAATTTCTTGGTTTTAAATTGGACAATGATATTGATACACTAATTGGCTTACCTGATCCCATACATGAAAGTGTAGCTATTCTCAAACAa tatatgtatacatcattAGCTGattaccaaataaaaaaagaagaaacaaTTCAAAGAAATCCGATAATTATGGGCAATGAAGAAGTTGACCAAACACCTGCAGAAGTTTTATATCAG gcTATGTTGCCAAATTTACCTCAACATATgattgcattattaaaaatattattggctGCATCACCTACTTCAAAAGCTAAAAGtgattcaattaatataattgctgATATATTACCAGTTGACGTGCC AATGTCATTTTCTGAGTCAGTTAAGCTGGAAACTGATATTAATAGACAGAAAGAAATTGTAGTAAAAGCTATAAGTGGTATATTGCTTTTATTGCTGAAACATTTTAAAGCAAatcatatttatcaatttgagTTTATCTCACAACATCTAGTGTTTGCAAATTGCATACCACTTGTAATCAAATTTCTGAATCAAAATCTCGTATCTTATGTATCATCTAAGAACAC GATTCCAATACTAGATTTTCCAACATGTGTTATTGGTGATGGACCCGACCTTTCATTAGATAACATTGAAATAGGAGAGTTTCCATTATGTTCATGGAGAAATGTTTATTCttgtatcaatttattaagagtcttgaataaaataacaaagtgGAAACATTCAAGAATTATG atgctggttatatttaaatctgcaccaatattgaaaaaatcattaaaagtaAGACATGCTATGATGCagctttacattttaaaactgttgaaaATGCAAGCAAAATACCTTGGCCGGGCATGGCGAAAAtcaaatatgaaaacaatGAGTACAATATATCAAAAAGTTCGACACAGACTAAATGACGATTGGGCATATGGgaatg atctTGAAGCACGCCCAACTGATTTTCAAATTGAAGAGCGGTTTTTGAGATCAGCAGTTGATAAATTCCATGCACGACGTTACTCTCCacaatat gATGACGAACTTACTCCTAGTGATTTTTCAATCAATACTGCTTTGGGAAAACCTATTAAGTTATCAAGTGAATTCAGACAGCATTACATGATTTGGTTGGATCAAGAAGTGTTTCAGAATAACATTGATTGGAATGCATTAATCACGGACTATGAAACTTAA